The Triplophysa dalaica isolate WHDGS20190420 chromosome 20, ASM1584641v1, whole genome shotgun sequence genome segment tgtggcatgcaatgtataaagtaactgtgatgaagaaggcagggaattgacgaggaggagggacaaattgaccttgttaagcagtgtacttatgggtttattgattttgatattttgaacattgctttttttgtttagctgaatacttttgtggatacttacctattatgtttgattgtacctgttgaagaactatgaacgaaaagtgtatattattttaatgtttaaaaacagaaaattgttacattatttataccaccagagaaaaagctttgtgtgtgtgtttttttatatctccccttttcaaggtgcaagtaagcaaactttagcggtcacagtcacagtcctgtcagacccatgtcactatcaagctttccactgtctttCCCCCTGGGATTActaaagtatttctgattcattagcaagtctactgttgtgtattttcacaacagagttttgacttattttctgtgtgttccgaatgtgtttttatactttactagtatcacacatttaaatgggaagctttttatatcttgtatgttataccttttgtacctttctgtcattacgttcaacgttttcattgttaacaaacaaaacacatccatcccccgcacttttgaaaagcttgctacgcccctgccTGCAACAATATCtcaacttggcaataccacaatcactccttccaaaacagccaggaacctcagagtcatatttgatgaacagctgtccttcaatgatcacatcaCAAATACAACGCAGTCATgtcgatatgccttattcaacattagaaaggttagactcTATCTGAGCATGAGGAACAGTTGTTTTGTCCACTGCCCGCTACTCACCTCacctacactacacacacatgcCACTCAATTccttttattcactttaaatgaagtgattttctttcatttagttgatgctgattcattattaaattagttttattatggattattgctccctaaactctttgtaagtcgctttgaataaaagcatctgctaaatgacttgtaaatgtaaatacatctTAAAGATGTTCATCAACTCTTTTGTGAGCTCATCACAAGTGTAACGTGTTTATCAGTGTAACTTACTGTTGTTCATCTTGTTGATTTCACACCTGAGCTCTGAAGCTTTGCTGTGAAGAATCTGTAACGCATCAGacactacacaaacatgcacacacaagcacaccaacacacatacatcattacacacagatacacagacacacacacacatatacacacacaaatgcacaaacataatgacagtaacacacacaaaaacgcacATATTACTCATGATGTCTTTAAAATTGGAACACaacaaactgtgtgtgtgtgtgtgtgtgtgtttgtgctcacTGTCATTTATCTGTCCCTGCAGTGTTTGAAGGTTAAACTCCAGATTGCTGATGTCTGAATGAACTTTATGCCCTGAACAAACACAAGCGTTACATGACATCAGTTTTTTCTTCATGAAGTCATTTTCTCTGGTGACTGATAGCATGACACAaaagtgtgttgtgtttgtgtagttacCGTACTCCTCTAGATGTTTGGTTCTGGTAAGGGTGGTCAGTAGCGTTTGGCTGAAGTTCTTCATGTTTGTTTCTGTCGCTGAGAACTTACTCTCAAACTTCACAtcttacaaaacacaaaaacaagtgtgtgtgtgtgtgtaattgtgtagcctgtttgtttttatttgctcaGGGATATGCTCAAACATGGCTCTGAAACAAACTCTGGACactttataaacatttctttgtttatgcaaaataatgttaataattggagtaaatgatgttaaataatgcatttttagtTGATATCTACATCACAGATACCAAAGTGacttatattacattaaaactataCGGCtcagtttcacagacatggaCAGGAATATGGCTCTATTGAATTAAGAGATTTATgtctcttttataaaaatacattaaaggaATACAATACTGCTGaacatcttgagacaaaacaatggcactgagaTATTTTAAGAGATTTCTGTGCAAGTTATGTTCAGTTCAGACAGATCACACATTCATTTGAGTGTTAGTCTaaccttaagccttgtctgtcaAACCAGACCTACATGTTTTATCAAAGCACAATCTTTCTGCTGCTAacacacaatacaatataacCGAGATACACTTGTAGCTCTATAATGAAGATCAAATATGTAATACTTACGGCCGACAGATACGGTGATGATCAGGACGAGCAGTATTAAGGCAGTAACACTGAACACAGCACACATGTGCCAACCAGAGCGAACAACAGATGACACACCTGTAAACCTGCGCACAGActctaacaaacacacacacacacagttttcatCTATAGTCCTAAACAGCACAGGAGAGTTTGacatcataaacacacacctTTCCTCCAGAAGTGTGCGTCATCACTGGTGTCTGGATTCTCAAACTCGTCATTTCCCACAGAAGCAGAGCTGCTGTCGTCTGTACACACTCTCATCATCAAAACCTGCATACACACAATCAGAAACATGCAGTCACACAATCACATCTCAAATTCACTCCCTCACAGGACAACCGGGATCTATTGTGTGAATGGAGTTTGTCTACTTTCAGCTTCTCGTCTTTCTGATCTCCGGCACAATATTTAAGTTCACTTTGGTAAGAAATGTAACTGTCAGTCTGATCATCAAGCCTCTGTCTGTTACGTTGTGTGTCCAGCTGAAATATCTCTCAGTGCGGTTGATGTTGTGAGTTTGAATTATGATGGTCAATAACAGATGAAACTCTTATTCAATACTGAAACCATCTTACAGTTTTAACAATTGCTGTGACCATTTTTTCAGTACTTTTAACAATTTTCCTAAGCTCTTAACACGGTTATCACAACATCTGGCTGTGTAAGCTATacattgaacacattttttgttgctTTGACACAAAATCCATACATTTAACACACATATTAAATGCTTTAACTTCTTTAATACACAAGCTCAACCAAGACCAATACAAAGCATTTTTACTGGCAAATTTACAAGTGCTTTCACAATCTCAGCTGGGACACGATCCATTGTCCAGATTCTATGAGAAACCAACATGATATTGTATAAGTAATTGCTAGTCTGTGAGAATTATGTTTATGCAACTCGCCCCTGTGCACACATTTACTCAAAATAGATAATCATGTCTGTAAATCTGTCTTTcttcaaaagagaaaaaataatgtGGAGTAAAAATGTAGCTCTAAAactcttttaaaatgtgtttacaaagTGTTCACAAGTAAACGTCATTATAACACACCATGCCCAGATGATCTATCATTGGAATCACACAAAAGTTTTATGCAGTAATATGACAATCtcattctttttcatttaaagatgGTCAGTTTGTCACTTATTACATTAAATCGGTCGAAACAAGCAATCAACATCACAGATGTGTTCTATCAGATATAAATACTACATAAGATTTATAACAGACTACAACTCACCCTCCTGAGAttccactgtgtgtgtgtctgtacttTGATCTTGTGTTTGAATTAAAGTTCAGAATATTTACTTTGTGTGTGGAAAACATGAGCTGCTGTGAGAGCACAGTACAGATGtttggatatatatatatatatacacacacattttaataagaATATAAAAGCAGTACTggtttttaataacattttaaatatgttgaatAACACCCCTGTGCAGGGAACACAGTTCAACCTTCAGATTAAAACACACTCTTCATCTATTTGATtgaatgtctgtgtgtgtgataacAGTGTGTTAACTGGCaggaaagaattaaaaaaaagtttggaaCTCAGAACACACAGAATGACTGCGGACAAAACCagcattttaatcaaataaaatataacatatatatcACATATAACCTTTTACATTTAGAAAGACACCACGAACGCACGCACgcaaatccttggtgtttcgagtcttACGAAACCTTTACCCTAAACTTACTCTAACCATCTAAACTACATATGATGGTTAAAATTGCCAAAAAAACACGgttgcgtgatgacgtcagaTTCGATATAGTGAGAGCACACCTATTCAGTTATTCCTAAAACGTGGCACTCCTCCCTCCCCCTCTCACctcatctctctcactctctattttcaatttaaaagtactttattGACATGATTGTATTCAGTTACAACACTGCTCAAGAATTTTACATCAAATAGgttatgacaaaaatatacaatatctCAATTAAAAAATCTATCTGTTCCTTTTTGTGTAGCCGAAGGGTGTGATTTTTGAGAAGATGTGCGTTCCATTTGTTtaactctgattggtcagaagactttgcattttctctttttattggCCCACCAATCTGCCCATCACCCTTCTGTTCCGCGTTCATTGGGTGGCGAAGCGGAAGTGAGGTGTGTCTTTCAGGCTGACGATAAAATTCCTGCGTTCCGCCAGCGGACTCCGCGAGAGTTCTGTGCTCGAGCGACGAGCGAACCGAACCGAACCGAACCGAACCGGGAGAAACGGAACGATACGGAACGATACGCACACGACGGACTGTGGTGACCTGCGAGCACGATGAACGCGGTGCGCGTGACCCTGCTCGTGATTCTGGGCTCCGTCCAGTTGTGCGGAGCCGAACCGCGGCCCGGAGCTCCAGGTGAGAGAAACGTTCACCTCACACACGTTACGCACAGTGCGGTGCACATCAGACACAAACCTCGACGTGTAACAGATCAGACCCGTTATAAAAACTTTGTGTCTGTCAGTCAAACTAATCCAGCTGCTCGAGCTCGAGTTACCGCAGTAAACTGTTATTAGTGTAATCACTCAGTGTCATAGAAACAGACGTGTTGTGTTAGTGAAACTATTATTATTGAGGATAAATGAGTATGTTTAGTAAACGTGATGTTGTTGCGCGACTGCAGAAAGCCACAGTTGTTGCAGTGATTTTACCACAGTCATAAGAGGCTGATTTCAGTCAGTTAAACATGGTAAAAACAGAGTAAAAGTCAACGTTTGAGCTCAGTTTGGGCTTCATTAAAACGTAGTGTGAGTGATGATTTGTGTGAGTGATTGATGACGTTTCTCATCATtattctctccctctccctctctctccctctccctctccctctccctctctctctctctctctctctctctctctctctccctctctctctccctccctctccctctccccctctccctctccctctctctctccctctctctctccctctccctctccctctccctctccctctctccctctctccctctctctctctctctctctctatctctccctctctctctctctctctctctctctctctctctctctcagatgaCCTATTGGTGATCACTGCAGCTACAGAAGTGACAGATGGATTTCAGAGGTTCATGCGGACTGTGAGACAGTTTAACTTCACTGTTCAGGTGTCACATCATCCTCATTCTTCTTCATAGCCACTATTGTTTCTTTATAAACTcttataatgtgtgtataatgtgtgtgtgtgtgtgtgtaggttctGGGTCTTGGTGAGGAGTGGCAGGGGGGTGATGTGGCCAGGACTGTCGGTGGGGGTCAGAAAGTTCGCTGGCTAAAGAAAGaactacaaaaacacaaagacaaacaaaacactgtcaTCATGTTTGTAGACAggtgtgtacacacacacaacacaataaacacacaaacacaaaagggTTTTCAGTCACACTGCCTCATTTTTCACATGTAAACAAcagaatctttatttgtgtgtaacGTGAGATTGTGTACATGCTCTCCTGTGGCATGCAGCTTTACACAGCTGTGTCCGTGAGGTGAACTGTGATTTCCCCCATAAACACTTGGGAGTAAAAGCTAGTCCCCTTAATCTAATCCCTCTACTTGAAACACCACCCCTATGagctctgtttgtgtgtgttgtacacGCACAATCGCTGAtgattttgtatgtttgtgtgtgtttgtagttaTGATGTGATTTTAGCCAGTGGTCCCGAGGAGCTTCTTGTGAAGTTTTCTCAGTTCGCTCATCGTGTGGTTTTCTCTGCGGAGGGTTTCTGCTGGCCGGATCAGAGACTCGCCTCTAAATATCCTGTAGTGCACAATGGCAAGCGCTACCTCAACTCCGGCGGTGAGTGCGTGTGTTGTGCATCGTGTAATGTAACCCCAGTCACAACAGCTGACGCccagtttttttctctgttgtgtgtgtgtgtaggtttcATTGGTTATGCTCCTGAGATTCATGCGATAGTCCAGCAATGGAAATACAAAGACAATGATGACGATCAGCTGTTCTACACTCGGATCTACCTGGACAAAGAGCAGagggtgtgtgtgcgtctgtgcgCATTTCTGCGTCTGCGCGCATGTCTGCGTGCCTGTCTGCGTGCCTGTGTCTGTGCGTGTCTGTGCACGTATCTCTGCGTATGCGCGTCCGTCTCTGCGTATGCGCTCTGCGTATGCGCGTCCGTCTCTGCGTATGCGCTCTGCGTATGCGCGTCCGTCTCTGCGTATGCGCTCTGCGTATGCGCGTCCGTCTCTGCGTATGCGCTCTGCGTATGCGTGTCCGTCTCTGCGTATGCGCTCTGCGTATGCTCGTCCGTCTCTGCGTATGCGCTCTGCGTATGCGCGTCCGTCTCTGCGTATGCGCTCTGCGTATGCGCGTCCGTCTCTGCGTATGCGCTCTGCGTATGCTCGTCCGTCTCTGCGTATGCGCTCTGCGTATGCGCGTCCGTCTCTGCGTATGCGCTCTGCGTATGCTCGTCCGTCTCTGCGTATGCGCTCTGCGTATGCGCGTCCGTCTCTGCGTATGCGCTCTGCGTATGCGCGTCCGTCTCTGCGTATGCGCTCTGCGTATGCGCTCTGCGTATGcgcgtccgtccgtccgtccgtccgtgtgtgcgtctgtctgtgtgtgtcataGGTAGAGCTGTGGTGCAGTGGTTGTCGCTCTGATTGGTCATGTGAATCAAGAAGGCTTTATTTTTGGCACACATCCTTCAATCCTCGCTCAACCTCTCATCTGTGACGTGACTGTTCGTCTGTAGCTCTTCATGATAAATATAGTTTCTGTTTTCCAGGGGAAGCACAACATTACACTGGACCACAAATCACACATCTTTCAGAACCTCAATGGAGCTATAGGTACACACGTGCACTCTCGCTCTCTGATTCTCTGTGGGTTTGGTTTTGTGTAACGCGTGTGTATGTTTTTCCAGAGGAAGTCGTACTAAAGTTTGAGAAGTCTAGAGTCAGAGCAAGGAATGTGGCCTATGACACACTTCCTGTCGTCATCCATGGCAACGGGCCAACTAAGGTGGATGCAAACATTCTGCACAGTAATGTCATTGAGTGTCTCACATACAGACGCTGTAAACTTTCATCAGGCTGTCTGTTTAATTTCTCAAGTGAAGCTAAAGAACTGacagaattgtgtgtgtgtgtgtgtctgtgtgtgtagcTTCAGCTGAATTATTTAGGGAACTATGTCCCGACGGCATGGACGTATGAACATGGCTGTGGTGTctgtgatgataatctgctggATCTCAGTCGGTTATCTGTGAGTGTCAGAATACAGCATTAGTACACATCACTATATCTTTGTTTGGGTGTAATCGTTTGAAtgcatgttatgttttattgtaatgttttgtcGTGCAGGAGGAAGAGATGCCGCTGGTTCATATCGCTGTATTTATCCAGCAGCCAACGCCATTTCTGCAGGAATTTCTGGAGAGATTGGCAACACTAAACTACCCGCATACGCGCTTACGACTCTTCATACACAACAATGTATGTGTACACAGACAGGATATTAGCACTTCATTGTGCTGTTGTTATGTGTACACACTTGTGACTGTgattgactgtgtgtgtgcaggttgTGTATCATGAGCAGCATGTGGAGAGATTCTGGTCACGTCATCGCTCTCTGTTTCCCGGAGCCAAGATTGTCGGGCCAGAGGAAAACCTCCGGCAGGATCAGGCCAGGACTATGGcagtgtaaacacacacacatacacaagatCACAACGTGTATTGTGTTGTGTATGAATCAGTAAGTGTGACTCTTGACTGTGTTTTTCAGTGAGTTGTGCCGGAAGGATGTGTCCTGTGATTATTTCTTCAGTATCGACTCTGACGTGGCTCTGACCAATCCTGATGTTTTACAGATTCTCATTCAAGAGAACAAGTGAGTGAACACTGATGCTTTCTGTTTGTTTACGGTTTCATCCTTGAGATGGTTGATCCAAAACAAACATTCTATTATCATTCATTCACTCTCATgtgctttaaaatgtgtaaatatgacTCTCTGGTTCTCAGAATGTCATTCAAATCATTATTGCTAAATACATTGACAAACAGTTATCTATTAAACCAAATAATACACGTGTAGAGATTTTCCTTATTTGCATATAAACACATACTGAATTGGCATCGAAACCACCGGCTTattatgaaaatgaactttTGAAAGTTGTCTTCATGACATCAGTAGCATGTGGGTGCGTTCCTATTTGCAGTTCGGTTcttttggtccggaccaaaagACAGCGTCACATGAGGTTGCCTGAAGTATCTTTGACTTAAGTGACGACAGGTGGTTAAGGAAAGGTTAGGCGGAAAGCCCTCATATTGAGATGAACTGGAATATGCAAATGACTAAACTTTTGCACGCGGGCGCTCTTTTAGAATACTCAAAATTCACTTACAATAGGACGAGGTTAAGAACAATATCATGTGCGTACACGTATGTTGTGAATTAGGTTATCGTAGGAGGTTCAAATGTTcgtttaaatatgaaaaatctatgcaattattagtgaatgagacccactgttttttcattcaacgtcatttaaataaactaagaaataattaaacatttgtttataagcttttaattaattgttattcaatattttaagtttCATAATCTGTTTAATAGACACACttttaatcaaatgtaatttaatttgatttctaAAAAAATTTGAAATCTGAGAGTCCgaaaaaactagtggtgggccgttaacggcgttaacgccgttaatgcagtgagactattatcgcgcgttaaaaaaaatgtcgccgttaatctattctcaaagttgggttgggagctgggtctatactacacaAGCTATGATgtctttcaccttgatatttaagcgcggatgtataccatctTAACTGCattgtacggggcgagaacgagatttttcaactcgcgtgattcgcgtcattcgcggaagcagaaggcgcctcatcatctcatgaccagggcttcattcgcgcgattcgcgcagcaagtaggtctattggctctttgcattaacatataaatcactcgcgcttgaggcgccattcgcgtttggtctgaacacaacataacgttactgtgaaattaccgcatcaaacg includes the following:
- the asgr1a gene encoding C-type lectin domain family 10 member A, encoding MMRVCTDDSSSASVGNDEFENPDTSDDAHFWRKESVRRFTGVSSVVRSGWHMCAVFSVTALILLVLIITVSVGHVKFESKFSATETNMKNFSQTLLTTLTRTKHLEEYGHKVHSDISNLEFNLQTLQGQINDMSDALQILHSKASELRCEINKMNNSTQDQCCADGWFLFSSHCYFFSDDGMSWSSARTQCERKKAQLLVITNKLEKEFVVSKTTPLFYWLGLTDGRTGEWEWLDRTPYVMLSSEWMPGQPDDWQAHGLGGGEDCAHFHHDGRYNDDHCTRHYRYVCKRQATSV
- the plod3 gene encoding multifunctional procollagen lysine hydroxylase and glycosyltransferase LH3; the protein is MNAVRVTLLVILGSVQLCGAEPRPGAPDDLLVITAATEVTDGFQRFMRTVRQFNFTVQVLGLGEEWQGGDVARTVGGGQKVRWLKKELQKHKDKQNTVIMFVDSYDVILASGPEELLVKFSQFAHRVVFSAEGFCWPDQRLASKYPVVHNGKRYLNSGGFIGYAPEIHAIVQQWKYKDNDDDQLFYTRIYLDKEQRGKHNITLDHKSHIFQNLNGAIEEVVLKFEKSRVRARNVAYDTLPVVIHGNGPTKLQLNYLGNYVPTAWTYEHGCGVCDDNLLDLSRLSEEEMPLVHIAVFIQQPTPFLQEFLERLATLNYPHTRLRLFIHNNVVYHEQHVERFWSRHRSLFPGAKIVGPEENLRQDQARTMAVELCRKDVSCDYFFSIDSDVALTNPDVLQILIQENKGVIAPMLSRHGKLWSNFWGALSPEGFYSRSEDYIDIVQSKRAGLWNVPYITQVYLIRGETLRTRLAAVSLYQQEGMDADMAFCKGVRDQGVFMFVSNTDEFGRLISSTNYNISRLHPDMWQIFDNPTDWREKYIHENYSRIFEDGIDVEQPCPDVYWFPAFSDRMCDELVETMEHNGQWSGGKHKDERLSGGYENVPTVDIHMNQIHFEKEWLKFLKDYIAPVTEKLYPGYYPKAQAVMNFVVRYRPDEQPSLRPHHDSSTFTINIALNSKGKDYQGGGCRFLRYGCTVESPRKGWSFMHPGRLTHYHEGLPVTRGTRYIMVSFVDP